ccactgctcaaaaaccgctattaaaaaggccagactacggtttgcaactgcacatggggacaaagattgtactttttggagaaatgtcctctggtctgataaaacataaatagaactgtttggccataatgaccatcgttatgtttggaggaaaatgggggaggcttgcaagccgaagaacaccatcccaaccatgaagcatgttgtgggggtgctttgctgcaggaggggctggtgcacttcacaaaatagatggcattatgagggaggaaaattatgtggatatgttgaagcaacatcttaaggcatcagtcaggaagttaaagcttggtcgcaaatgggtcttccaaatggacaatgaccccaagcatacttccaaagttgtggcaaaatggcttaagtacaacaaagtcaaggtattggagtggccatcacaaagccctgacctcaatcctatagaaaatgtgtgggcagaactgaaaaagcgtgtgcgagcaaggaggcctacaaacctgactcagttacaccagctctgtcaggaggaatggaccaaaattcacccaacttattgtgggaagcttgtggaaggctacccgaaatgtttgacccaggttaaacaatttaaaggcaatgctaccaaatactaattgagtgtatgtaaacttctgacccactgggaatgtgatgaaataaataaaagctgaaataaatcattctctctaatattattctgacatttcacattcttaaaataaagtggtgatcctagttGACCttagacagggcatttttactaggattaaatgtcaggaattgtgaaaaactgagtttaaacgtatttggcttccgacttcaactgtacatacttaTACTTTGCAGAGGACATTCCTGAACCTAAGGACTCAGAGGAAGCTGCACGCTCGAATAGTGAAGCCGCAACCTCCGAGCCCTGCACCCCCACTCAGGGACCATCAACACAATCAATGCTCCTGCATCACCTGAGCCCTGCACCCCCAGGTGCCAAAGGTCCATTCTCGGTTGGTGAACAGTTCAATGTCACTTGTTTAACCCTAATCACACAATGTAGCTGTTTTCAACAGGGGTGGGCAATATCCACAGAGGGCTTTTGTCATGGCAGGGTTATGCTCCTACTAAACATTATTCAAGGAGACCGTGTGGATCTAGGAATTTCTATATAAAACTGTCACACTTATTAAATTAATCATATTCTGACCCAAGACATTTATTATTTGCATAATTGGTGTATTTGGTTGGTAGATCTGGTTGGTCCCACACTGGCCTTTGCTGGATAATATTCAATACATTTGATGAAACCATACATGGTTGGAGAACAAAATTGCACTCACACTGGCTGCCCTGAGGTTTGCTTTGGAGTATCTGCTGTATCATTCCTGAACTGTACATGTCATTACTTCTGCTTAAATATTTTCTCTGTACATGACATTACTTCTGCCTATGTATTTTCCCAGGGAAGAGAAGGGAGACCGAGGCCTCATACCTGGAGACACTTGCAGCCCAGCGACTTCAATCAGCTGCGTGAAGATGAGGCAGCAGCCAGCGCAGCAGACAGGGCAGTTGAGATGGCCCAGACTTCCTTGTTTAACAATAGCCTCATAGCTGCATTTGGAAACTTTTCCCAAGCCATATAGGGAGTCAGACCACAGCAGCAGACATGTCACTTGAACTGGCTGAAGTTCTTATGTaaaatacaatttttttaaaCTTACATTTGCACTACACCAAAAGCATTGTGAATATGACTTTCAATTACTGTTAGTTGAATTTAGCCtactgttaaacaaataaaataatttacatTTTGGAGCAATACACTTCttaatgatgtcacttgttaaatccacttcaataatgtgtagatgaaggggaggaaacaggttaaataagtatttttaagcattttttaaattgatttaactaggcaagtcagctaagaacaatttcttatttacaatgacagcctactgtggaacagtgggttaactgccttgttcaggagcagaactacagatttttactttgtcagctcagggatttgatccagctacctttcggttactggcccaacacgctaaccactaggctacctgcctagtggattgtgtatgtgtaccattcagagggtgaatgggcaagacaaaatattgtagTCCCTTTGAACgtgtgtatggtagtaggtgccaggtttgtttcaagaactgcaacgctgctgggtttttcacgctcaacagtttcccgtgtgtttcaagaatggtctaccacccaaaggacatccagcaaatGTGACAACAAAAAAAGTATTGATACAAGTGGGGGTAAGATTAATGAACTTATTTAAAgtcgtgatcaaaacaatcttgaagcatagactcctattggtcagaccaacgttgaacagtccttaccatAGGAGCTTCCTGcttaagtttctgcctataggcgGGGATGAGCAGAATGTAGACGTGATCTGATTTGCAGAAGGTAGGGCCGAGAAGGGCCTTGTAGCTGTCCCGGAATGGAGAGTAGCAATGAGCTAGGGTCCGTATTGTGCATGtagcacaggagatgtgttgatagaatTTCAGTAGCGATTTCCTCAGATTTCCTTTATTAAAGtccacagctacaataaatgcggcctcagaaTATGCTGTTTCCAGTCTGCATATAGTACAGTTTAGTTCCTTGAGAGCAGTCGCAGTGTCAACTTTCCAAAGGTGGGTCTATTGTAGACCCACATCCTCTCTGCTTACCtatgtcaaaataaaagtcctgcaTGTGCGCCATAGTTGGAAAGTATGTTTAATAATACGATCCTTTTGATATTTTGTGTCAAATTCCCCCTGTCATAATGACCAACCTTCCTGCCCACCAGCACAGTAAGTTGAAATGGAATTGTATTTAACTTATGGCTTCCCACGGACTGTTTTTTTgcaacagtgccttcagaaagtattcataccccttgacttattacacattttgttatgttacagcctgaattcaaaatgtattaaattgttgtttttacacacaatactccataatgacaaagtgaaaatatgtttttagaaacgtttgcacatctattgaaaattaaatacagaaaaatgggctcctgagtggcgcagcggtctaagacactccatctcagtgcaagaggtgtcccTACAATCCCTAGTTCACATCcagccttgattgggagtcccatagggcggtgcccAGTGCCGTCAGGGTTTGGTTggagtaagtattcacaccccagagtcatacatgttagaatcaccttcggATGCGATTCAAGGTAAGTCTCTACAGAGCTTTGCACAATAtgatttttttaattcttcaagttGGTTGtcgatcattgctagaaagccaaagtcttgccataaatgtttaagccgatttaagtcaatacATTCaacgtcttggtaagcaactccagcgtatatttggccttgtgttttaggttttgttctgctgaaaggtgaatttgtctcccagtgtctctaATTACATAAATTATTTTGAGATACGAAGACTttattataaaataaataaactgttccacgaaaatgtgcatcataactggcacacagatcagtagaaatgaTAAGACGAATTGGCACtgcaaatggaaaaggttgccgacccctggtgtagcctattactggCAACTTCGGGAGCTTAATGGCAGAATCTGAAAgccagcagcagcgggaggaggagGTTTGGGAAAAGTTTTCTTTATTCTGGTTAGGTGatattgatctctggctccctcttgagtaatttgtgtgtctttaaatatttaatcacagtgtgcttaaagcatcagacaagctcagtagcccacatataatttattttatatgtgaaaaaaacatgttttaacatttcggtgggtgaaaacagagttgggtcctgtggaatcggtgaaggtaaccagaagtggtctgGTGATaagtgtttgtgtttctgctggtcagagtgAGCAGGTGCTCTGCGTTAAACGAATTGGAACAATAGAGGTGAATAgttttgctctcaagaaaagggtGACGTTGAAAAGACTGAATACTGGGGTAGCAGTAAATGTGAAACTcgaccaactgaaggggaagattcccgATGTTTGTGATGCTCATCATTTGGTGTGGCGCAGACAGAGTGGTGTGAGTGCTGAAACAGAAGAATCGTTGtttgttcttttgagttttgatgttgagtctttgtccgacaaagtgatgttaggatatataagttatcccGTATGAGCTTTTGTGTTGAATACATTAcggttgttacaggtgtcaaacTTATGGGCATGTCACAGCAGTATGTAGGatggaggttcctaggtgtgagaagtgtgcagaagggcatgttACAGTGATGATTtttgcatgtaaatcttggtggggcaaacttccccccaaaaatgttttatgtatgccagcaaagccactacacaacactaaacaatacattaattgcactataacagtgacaaacggtgcccacaaactgttagggcctacataaagctgtcccaacaacagagttccaacagcagtcccaacaccttaccactgctacacatggctatcagcggagccttgtaaacagcgaaacagttaattcagcctcatttactgcctttaaaaaaaacatagctaatatggctgacttgcttaaacaaatgtggtttctactgacaattgagatgtacaaactatggcataagggaatgacaagcggataagagacaATCCGttatttcgattaagacattaatgagagagctaggacagacgtagtcaatataactatttgttcagcaccttTGAAATGCACAAGACAggattcagaacatgggccgttcatacagtattctccctgtacaccaagtcagaaccataggataaataaaggaggcatataagcagacaatgaaagctattacaatattcgatgattacatttctctaaaacagtgtgCCCCACCAAGTCAGAAAAGTAGGCAAAATTATGAGgagaaaagggaccaaattattatggtgaggcacatgggctactaacagcttactacacaacatacacttagtattacgttcttagctacagtatacatatctccctggcatattacataatttatgcagcagtatACAAGACACTTTTGTACTCacattgttgtgctgtgctcacttgagcAGGAAGGTGTTGCGGCGGTCCTTTACGGGAAAATTTTGCTATCAAAGTCTGGAATTCTCTAGATGTaatgtgctttcaagacaactgggaactctgacaaaaacaaggtcgaatcatgatgacgtcagtgatcttcaggtcagagctctagaaaaagGCCGGAGTTCCCGACTtgcaattctgagttggatgaccattcaaaacgtatttccccagtcgagttcccagttgtcttgaactcactaaagtctgagatttcccagttgttttgagcgcagcagaagtcatgctggattgacagtaagcctttttattttaccactacaatctgttcTTAGGACAAAACAGAAAAAACTACTCGTGTAGAAAGTAAACATCTGCACCTCGATGGTgtcaactgtgcttatgtctgcgAAATGAGTAAGTAGGGAAAAAATTCAAACTTCTATTTATTTTCTAGTGATCGATGACAATCGTGCTCGCTGCCCAGACTTACATAATTACAAATGGTGTCCGACttgaaaaaatctaaatatacacattgtGAGATATTTGGCAAAATAGAGAGACATGTCCGTGTAGAATTTCCACATAGGGAAACAATGGGGCATCCTCAGAGTTCCAACAGTAATGTGTAATTTCTGATATGTAATATCTGATATTTGAAAGGCTAGCGTTTCATGACCACAGAGCTCGACATCAATTCTGAGTTATTTGGTGAAATACCGACATTGCCATTGTATTGGGGAAATAGAGATGTCTAAAAAGTGAAgtcttttatttaaccagtttaCTATTTATCTGCTACCATTTGCCTTTTTTGTGTTCAACACTTTGTAACTTCACTTTTCATTATTCACATGTCTAATTATCTGATAtcatggcaggcaggcaggaaagcAAAGGGTCTTAAGATCTACCAGATTTATATTTATCAATTTAATTTCTGGTGTCTGTGTCTAGTGTTTATGTCAGAGGTGAATCAAAAagttactacatacatttttagaTCCACATCCATTTTTGTACCTATTAATTAATGATATCTACCCATTGAATCAgaaaatataacttataaatgctaaCTGTAAAGCCtctaaacatggttaaaactgtcATTTTTGTACCATGGATGGTAAGTCCTTGCATCCATCCTCTGTCTATACATtttagtggttacatttctccagccccatcccatcTTTTGTTTTACCAAAACAGTGTTGCGAgtccactttgtttggtttcaactgctgattggcgCTTTAAGGGGGGTGTTACTTTGGCAGATAATGCTACCCATCTTAAAAAAGTGTTTTTTAATAATTAACTAAATGTATGGTGTATTTGGTTTAAGGGTATATGGACCATTGTTCATTGTCATGCTGTAAATTGCTATTTTATGGTTGTAAGTGATAAAATGAAGtaacaaatattttatatttagcAATTCTGAGTAATTACTACTTCAGTAAGGATTACTTTACACTTATTCGGTGACATTGTTTATGGTACTGCTAAATATTTCCAGCATAAGACCACGAATGACATTTTCTGAAGATTAGTTCTCCCTGGATACACCAATCCCAGGAAAACTCCTTCGGCGCTTTTTGTCTGTCCCTTTCCACCCCGCAAGAGGAAGAACTGACTAAGAGGACTGCAAACATGACTGCAAATAAATCCTGAACATTAATTCAGTCACCTCATATTGACACTTACGTGGGACGCCCCTATCTAAACCTACTGTCTTTACTAACATTAACCCTCAAATTCAACggatagggacgtcccaaggattccggGTAGCAAGGACCAAAGTGCACTTCAACGGGAAATTTCCCGCCCGGGAACGGTAGCCAATCAGATACATGCATTTGATTTGCTCGAGTCGAAAATGATGATGCATTTCCTTAGCCATGCCATTAGCATGCAATATAACCGACTTATATAGCAATATAACAAAACTTTCCCATGGTGTAAAATTCACGGTCGACCATATCCCGAGTAGCATAGGTATAGGGCTTTACAACCATCCAAAGATATCGGCAATATATCATATAGTCAGGGCGCCTCGTTCATTCTTAGCAAGACATATACAGGCATATTTATTAATGTTCGTGGTTGAGAGGCTTTGGTGCTTTTCAATGTTCCGAAAATACACAGCAGAAGCCAATACAGTGTTTGTGAACATTTCATAAATTGACAAAGTGTTGCATCAGTTGTCATATTCAAGTGAATGGCATCACATGAACGAAGAGATTTGGTGCATTTTAATGTTTGGAAAACAACAAGGAACATGAACAGCGGGTGGCGCAATAAAACCTAAAAATCAAtataaggtaaaataaaaaaatctgaggcAACTCAGAAAATAAAAGCAAAGAAAATAACATAAATAAAATATCTAAACCTGCCCTGTCTACCCTACCCCGTGTAATGAAACAAAAAACGCTGCAAATAATCAAAAAGCCTACCCTTGGCCGTGAAAATTAAGATGAAGCCGGTCACTGCTATAAAGTGTGTGATTGGGTTCTGAGTGCCTCAGAAATAATATATTAGTCCTAAAATAAATAACACCATAATTTTCATGTGACAGATGCTCCAAAAGTCGAGTTGTTTCCTTAACTACATGTTTAGTGGTAGCATCGTCCTTCGGCCGGGGTAGAATGGAGCAAACGGCAAACCTTACTTCATACCGATACTCCCTAACTCTGATGATCAGTTCCCGCATCCACCTGATAAAGTCGTGAGGAGAATCCCCTTGAGCTACGTTGTTTGTTCCAATGTGTACAATCAATAGCAGTGGACCACTGACCGTACGCAAATGGTACAACTGTTGACGTGTGCTCGCTCCAGAGTTGTGCCAGGGTGCACCCAGCAGTGTGCATCAGGCAATGCATGTTTCGAAGCATAGAATCTGCAAGGACACAAACACTGAGTCCTGTTGGGGAAAACATCAAGGTCATTCAAATGGAACAGATTTCGGCTAGGTTGAGATGACATAAAACAAATACTAGGCTACATACCTGCACCTGCACCGGCTCCTCTGGAGACAACACGCCAGCGCCAGGCCTCTCTAAAGCCCATAGGGACGTGCGGGGCCGTATCTCTGGTTTTGCGTTCTATAAATTGTCGGTTTGAATAGTAATATTGCGACTTGTACGGCTACCCTATATACCCTACATTATGCAAAACGAATGCCCCGGGCCAATCGGCTATTGACTACACACTATAGCTAACAGCCCCCCAGCTTCCCCACCCCTTCGTTCTCACGGGAAAAACGCTTTTTTCTGTCCCTTTCCACTCTCCTGATGCAAGAGGAAGGACTGAAACAGCATTTTAACAGATCACTGTGAATTACTATGATGATTCATGTTCATTATCTATTTTCATGCTCATGTTTTGAAATTATACTTGATTAATATTTCAATAACTATTATCAATTATCCTGAACATTAATTCAGTCAACTCTGGTCGAGAAACGTATTTTCCCGTTATATTCATTGTCAAATTCTCATTGTCAAATTCATCAACCAACAGGATCTAGCCGCTCTGCCTTCTCGCACAAGAAGCCAGCTCAACAAACCCTGCCAAAAGCTCGTACTGTCAACGGCAGCAATCACCTCTGCCTTCTCCCGCAAGCGAAGGGCATGTTGAGGTAAATTTGTTATCTGCGAGGGTTGCATGATGTAATTTTTTCGAGGGCTGTCTTTTGTGTTTTCTATTACGTTTACATGAGATATTAAGATGCTTACATAATGCATGCATACTAGATTGAGGTTTGCGCATCTGACTAGTGATTATTTGGCCGGGGTTCAATACCTGCAAAGTTTTTTTTCTCTAAATTCAAAAGACCTCCAACCCCTTTCGAtgcgtggaacggatgtgggtggggctaggttTACATAAGGGTGATCATTTTAAGAaattcacaaaagctctgacaaaggcggtgaggccgatacgtaagcttaaaGACCAGTGATACTataaagagcagtgtgcggtttccatTTCCTTAATTTTTTCTATCTCCCAAAATCAatacgatatatatatataactgtaAAGTAATGAGTGACCATTTTAGAAAATAATTAGACATATAGTCTTTTGTTGCATGCTATTTTATGTcaatcagggttagggttagggttagaaaaaTGGTGACCATTACAGCTATAGGTGCATTGTGTTACAAGTCAGGGTTGggatttagggttagggctaaaATAGGTTATACCTAGGGTTAGGACTGAAATAGGTTatacctagggttagggttaaggtaaaaAACAGTATGGCTTTATAGCTCTCTTGCTCCGCCCTGTGGCCTTCTGTGGGTACTACATTACTCATTCGTGACACTTGTTAGGTTCATAATCTGAGGTAGCAACTGCGTCAGATCTACAGATCAAGGAACTAGACCTATCCATTTTGTTTGCAACTCAGTGAACCTGCGCAGCATTCGCTCAATTTGATACCTACGAACAAACAGATTTCGGTGTACTGTATATCAAATTATCCAGCAGCCATTTAGAAACAACAAATcgtaaaaaaatgtttaaaaaatgttatTAATTAAAAAATGTGTTCTGGCTGTTTAAATTGGCCACGTCTTGAAAAAGTGGACAGGTTTACACCTTTTTCTGAAAGAAATATATTTAACCATGACCATAAAATGTTTGATGGCTATGCGCCAGCCATCGATAAAGCTTTGGGTCACAATAATGTGTACCCAGGCGAAAAGTGAGCGTGCAATGAACTTGTCTTTAACAGAAAAAAAGCGTTGTTAAAAATCTCATGTGTCCAGCCGATTGTAGGTGTGCCCATGGGGCTGGAAATCAGACATTTCCGTTTCGAGAGAGGCAGGTttaggtttccagggttagattaGTGAATAAATTGTCGTATAGTTTAGTagatggcggtaatgcaacatttattggatgccaactgcCGTTAAACCTAATCGAAGAAGAAGAAGTATGTGACGTCAGCTCTATGTTGCTTCCGGGTTTGCTTTATTTTCCCTGACGTTCAGGTAGATTTTTTTGTTTTGAGTTATTGGATATTTATTTCAAAATGAACCGTATTTTCGGTCGAGGAAAACCGAAGGGACCACCACCAAATCTCACAGACTGCATAGGGAATGTAAGTATCTATGAAAATAACTTACAGAACAGTGTCTATGACAAACAAAATAACTTggcttgctggctagctagctaactaactgaatGACAGCTGATTGTTCTAGCAACAATGGGAGAAAGTTGTGACAGCCCATTGAAGACCTATAGCTCATAAAATATTCTTTAGCTACTTAATGTTATCTTGAAAGTTAGTTTGATTAGCGTTATAATAGTGTCCAAGTGACTTAGCTAGCTAATTGGCTAGATGACCAATCGTCAATAGGGAGTTCAGTAGGGTGATGCTGGTTTCCAATGTAGGCTAAAAAGTGTTGTTCCAACCAGTTTTATGTTTGACCAAATCAGGTGTTAAGCTAGTGCTATTGGCTGTAAAAATTGATTGAAGAAAATGTAACAGATTATTTGATCATTATAATAACTAATACATGTATTCAAATAACTTTTTCTGATACCACAAGTTCATTACAAAGATTTCCGACTCTTACAAGATCATTGACATATGAAAACAGTCTGCATGGTTAACTTGTGCCCGTTCTTTCTCTCTTAAGGTTGACTCGCGAGCGGAATCTGTTGACAAGAAGATTGCCAGACTAGATGTTGAACTAGTCAAGTACAAGGATCAGATGAAGAAGATGAGAGATGGCCCTTCAAAAGTAAGATTTAACCCTACCCTGAGTGAAGCAGATGAGTAGCTGTGGTATTAGACAGATATGTTTACCTACGTCATTCTATTACACATGTAGGCTAATGCTGTTCGTGAACAAAACAATACACAAGTATGGTCCCCACTTGTTCTCAGCAGTATCTAGCTAGGTCTGATGTCACGTGAATTGTTTCCTGTTAATGTTTTCATCAGAACATGGTCAAGCAGAAGGCGATGAGGGTACTGAAGCAGAAAAGAATGTGAGTAACTTATGAAGGGAGTCTGTCAACGCATCGATAACCACAAATCAATCAAGACACATATCACAGTAACCTAATGAACCACATCAAGTAGCAGTAAACCGTCACCATAGTCAGGATATGAGCGCATAAAAACATCTGTATTGATGCTTTTCAATCTTGTTTTTCAGGTACGAGAGCCAGAGAGACAACCTCACACAGCAGTCCTTCAACATGGAACAGGCCAACTACACAATCCAAACTCTCAAAGACACAAAAACAACAGTAAGGGGCCACAGTAATGTACTGACTGTAGCGCTCAGTCACAATTTACTGTAGTTGTCATGCCAGGCTGTTCTCTGGGGTTAAAAATGTCAGATTTTGCATTATAGGTTGATGCCATGAAAATTGGAGCCAAAGAGATGAAGGCGGCATACAAGAACGTGAAGATCGATCAGATTGAGGTATTTGTCTTCTTCGAGTCCTGATGCACTACAACACCATTTGGTGGTCTGACGTAGAAGTGCAGTAGTTTTACTACAGACCCTTGTCTTGAAAGACTCAACATATTTCAGCCATCTGATCTGGGTCATATTCATCCGGGTAACGTGAATGGCCTATTGTGATTGAGAGACGTTTGGGTTAAGAGTTCCATGTTTTCCTGATGCAGGATCTCCAAGACCAGCTGGAGGACATGATGGAGGACGCCAACGAGGTGCAGGAG
This region of Salvelinus alpinus chromosome 8, SLU_Salpinus.1, whole genome shotgun sequence genomic DNA includes:
- the LOC139583826 gene encoding charged multivesicular body protein 5-like; the protein is MNRIFGRGKPKGPPPNLTDCIGNVDSRAESVDKKIARLDVELVKYKDQMKKMRDGPSKNMVKQKAMRVLKQKRMYESQRDNLTQQSFNMEQANYTIQTLKDTKTTVDAMKIGAKEMKAAYKNVKIDQIEDLQDQLEDMMEDANEVQEAMSRSYGTPEIDDDDLEAELDALGDELLLDDDSSYLDEASTAPSIPEGIPSDRAPNRDGVLVDEFGLPQIPAT